GCTGCAGGTCCTCGAGGCGGATCTTCGTGCTCACGAGCGGGGCGACGGCGACCGCGCCCGAGGCGGCGAGGCGGATCGCCTCCTCCCAGTCCGCACGGGCGTAGAGCCGGCTGCCGTGCATGTGGAGCTCGCGCGCGAACATCTGGTAGAGGTTCACGGGGATCGGCTCGGCGTGGATCGCGACGATGCTGACCGTGCCCCAGACCCGCACGACGTCGGTGACGAGGCGCGCGGCGGCCGGGTTGCCCGTGACCTCGAACGCCACGTCCACGCCGACCCCGCCGGTCCAGTCGCGCGTGAAGCGCAGGACGTCGATGTCGGGGCCGACCGTCTCGAGGCCGTACGCCTCGAGGATGTCGATCCTGAACGGGTTCACCTCCGCCACGGCGACCCGCGCGCCGCGCCGGCGGGCCACGAGGGCGATGAGCGCGCCGATCGGCCCGCCGCCGAAGACGAGGACGCTGTCGCCCGGCTTGACCTGGGCGCGCGCCACATCGTGGCACGCGACCGCGAGCGGCTCGATCATCGCCGCGTGGTCGTCGGCGAGCGTCGCCGGCACCTTCAGCAGCCGCGCGGCCGGGGCGGTGCAGTACTCGCGCATGCCGCCCGGCAGCTCCACGCCGATGATCTTGAGCGCGTAGCAGAGATAGGTCGCGCCCATCCGGCAGGCGCGGCACGTCCCGCAGAACGCGAGCGGCTCGAAGACGACCCGGTCGCCGGCCGCGAAGCCGCTCGCCGCGGGCGCCGCGACGACCTCGGCGAAGGTCTCGTGGCCGATGACACCGCCCTTCGGCACGCGGTGGTCGAGGTGGCCCTGGAAGATGTGGAGGTCGGTGCCGCAGATGCCGACGCGCCGCACCTTCAGGAGCGCCTCGTCCGGCCCGGGCCTGGGCTCCGGCACCTCGCCGGTCGTGAACGTCCGCGACCCCTGATAGAAGGCGGCGCGCACCTGCTAGTCGACCTTCGCGTAGTCCTTCGAGGTCATGCAGCGGTCGAAGGCGCTCGCCTGGCGGACCTCCTGCACCGCGAGCCGCAACACGTCCAGGAGGCCGCCCAACACGAGGTCGAGCCCGGGCCCGATCCGGAACGCGTCGTGAGCGCACGCGTACTCGTCCGCCGTCACCTGCGGCGCGAACGTGTCGCGCTTCTTCCAGCTTGCCGCGCCGAGGTCGAGCGTGCACCCCGCGAGGAGGACCGCGACGATCAGCACGAGGAGGATTTTCATGGCGGGTATTCTAGCGCGCTAACGGAGCGCGTCGAGGGCGAAGTCGAGCTGCCCGGGCTCGAGGTTCGGCGGCAGGAGGAGGATCGGGAGGGACGCGCCGGCCGCGTGCCAGCGCGCGAGCCGCGCGCGCGCCTCCGCGGGCGTCCCGTACACCGTGAGCTCCTCCAGCAGCACCTCGGCCTCCGGCGGGACCACCGCCGAGCCCCGGGTCGGGTTCGCGGCCTGGACCGCGGCGACCTCCTTCGCGAAGCCGAGCCGCGCGATCGTCCCGGGATAGAAGGGGCCCATCGAGGTCAGGTAGAAGACGAGAAACCACGCGGCCCCCTTGCGCGCTTCGCCGGCGTCGGGGGCGACGACGGTCGGGACCGACGGCGCGATCCGCGGCAGGTCCGCGCGCCCGGCGCGGGCCGCGCCCTCCTTCAGGAGCGCCGCGCCGTCGCCCAGCCGCGAGCGCGGGTAGAGGAACGGGACCCAGCCGTCGGCGACCTCGCCCGCGAGCCGCACCGTCGCGTCGGCGAGCCCGGCGAGGTAGATCGGCACCTCGGGTGCCGGCGGGAGATTCAGCCTGAGCGGGCGCGCGTCCTTCGCCGTCTCGAGCGGGACCCGCTCGCCCCGCAGGAGCGCCTTCACCTGCGTGACGACGCTCCGCATCTTCCGCACCGGCGGCGTGAAGGGCACGTCGTGGAGCCCCTCGGTGAGCTGCTTCGTCGAGGCGCCGAGGCCGAGGGTGAAGCGGCCCCGCGACACGTCGTGGAGCGTCGCCGCCGCCATCGCGATCTGCCCCGGGCTCCGGCTCCAGATGGAGAGGACGCCCGTGCCGAGGCCGACGCGCTCCGTGCGCACCGCGGCCTCGGCGAGCAGCACCGTGGTGTCGTGCGCCCAGGTCTCGGGGAGGAAGAAGCCGTCGTAGCCGCGCCGGTCGGCGCCGACGGCGAGGTGCAGGAGCGTCTCGCGGCGGTTCTCCAGCGGCATGAGCGAGACCGCGACGCTCACGACCCGAGGATCCGCTCCCAGCGCCCGTACTCGCGCGCCGCGTCCATGAACCACTTCACGCAGTCGGGGTTGGCGCGCGGCGGGAGCTCGCAGGAGGTGGAGAGGACGAAGCGCGAGCGGCGGCCGACCGTGTCGATGCAGCGGCGCACCTCCGCCTCGATCTCGGCCCGCGTCGCCCGCTCGAAGATCGTCACGTCCACGTTGCCGACGGCGACGACGCCCCGCTGGTTGCCGAGCGTCACGAGCTTGTCGAGCTGGTCCACCCGGAGCCTGGGGTCGGCCTGCTGGTCGAGGTCGATCGTGATCGCCACGAAGCCCACGTCCACGAGGTCCTCGTGGATCTGGTGGGTCGTGCCGCAGATGTGGATCGTCGTGCCGACCTTCTTCGCCTTGAAGTACTCCACCAGCTCCTTGTGGTAGGGCTTGATGAACTCGCGGTACGTGTCAGGACCGACGAGGGAGCACGAGGCCGTCGGGTCGGTGTAGCTGAGACCGATCCGCGTCGTGAGCACCGCGTCGCCCCAGCGCTTGGCGTACTCGGTCGAGAAGCGCATGAGCTCGTGGACGAACGCCGGGTCGTCGATCGTATCGAGGCACATGATCTCGGGGTTCCGCAGCAGCATCGCGATCGTCCAGGGGCCGACGAGCACGGCGCCGAGCGGGCTCGGGAGCTTCGCCGCCGAGAGCGCCTCGCACTGCTCGAGGAACGCCGGCAGCCGGCCGTCCTTCCGCGGGTCGGGGATCTCGAGCCGGGCGAGCCGGCCCTTGTCGTCCTGGAGCACGTGCCGGTCGATCGAGGGGACGACGTAGTCGGAGTACTTCACGCGGCAGCCGAGCGCCTCGGCCTCCTTGGCGAGGTCGTTGAAGGCGATCATGATGTCGGGCTCGTAGCGCTCGTAGTAGTCGAGCATCGCCTTCGCGGCCTTCTTCGGATTCGTGCAGTACTCCTCGATCGAGAGACCGTCGAGGCAGCCGGCGAACGAGCCCGCGATCGGGTAGGCGGGCACGCGATCGGCATAGCCGCCCTTGTACGCCGCGCCGACACGCTCGCGGGGCGTGTAGGTCTTCGCTTCCGGGTCCATCGTGCGACCTCCTTGCATGCCGCCGAGTCTTGCGTATCTTAGCTCCACGCGTCCCCGAACGACACCCGAGAGGAGGCCCCCCATGGGCACCATGGTCACGCTCACCGCCGAGGACGGATTCCAGCTCGCCGCCTACCGCGCCAACCCCCGGGGCAAGCCCCGCGGGGGCCTCGTCGTCATCCAGGAGATCTTCGGCGTCAACACCCACATCAAGAGGGTCACGGACGGCTTCGCCGCGGACGGCTACGTGGCGCTGGCGCCGGCCATCTTCGACCGGG
This region of Candidatus Methylomirabilota bacterium genomic DNA includes:
- a CDS encoding alcohol dehydrogenase catalytic domain-containing protein, whose product is MRAAFYQGSRTFTTGEVPEPRPGPDEALLKVRRVGICGTDLHIFQGHLDHRVPKGGVIGHETFAEVVAAPAASGFAAGDRVVFEPLAFCGTCRACRMGATYLCYALKIIGVELPGGMREYCTAPAARLLKVPATLADDHAAMIEPLAVACHDVARAQVKPGDSVLVFGGGPIGALIALVARRRGARVAVAEVNPFRIDILEAYGLETVGPDIDVLRFTRDWTGGVGVDVAFEVTGNPAAARLVTDVVRVWGTVSIVAIHAEPIPVNLYQMFARELHMHGSRLYARADWEEAIRLAASGAVAVAPLVSTKIRLEDLQRGMEQALAGGPVMKVLVDLTA
- a CDS encoding LLM class flavin-dependent oxidoreductase codes for the protein MSVAVSLMPLENRRETLLHLAVGADRRGYDGFFLPETWAHDTTVLLAEAAVRTERVGLGTGVLSIWSRSPGQIAMAAATLHDVSRGRFTLGLGASTKQLTEGLHDVPFTPPVRKMRSVVTQVKALLRGERVPLETAKDARPLRLNLPPAPEVPIYLAGLADATVRLAGEVADGWVPFLYPRSRLGDGAALLKEGAARAGRADLPRIAPSVPTVVAPDAGEARKGAAWFLVFYLTSMGPFYPGTIARLGFAKEVAAVQAANPTRGSAVVPPEAEVLLEELTVYGTPAEARARLARWHAAGASLPILLLPPNLEPGQLDFALDALR
- a CDS encoding uroporphyrinogen decarboxylase family protein — translated: MDPEAKTYTPRERVGAAYKGGYADRVPAYPIAGSFAGCLDGLSIEEYCTNPKKAAKAMLDYYERYEPDIMIAFNDLAKEAEALGCRVKYSDYVVPSIDRHVLQDDKGRLARLEIPDPRKDGRLPAFLEQCEALSAAKLPSPLGAVLVGPWTIAMLLRNPEIMCLDTIDDPAFVHELMRFSTEYAKRWGDAVLTTRIGLSYTDPTASCSLVGPDTYREFIKPYHKELVEYFKAKKVGTTIHICGTTHQIHEDLVDVGFVAITIDLDQQADPRLRVDQLDKLVTLGNQRGVVAVGNVDVTIFERATRAEIEAEVRRCIDTVGRRSRFVLSTSCELPPRANPDCVKWFMDAAREYGRWERILGS